AGCTAGTTAGCTACCATCAACCAATCACACGCAATTGATTGAACCCCACCACACTTGAGATGAATAATTGAATTGATTCCTGACTGGGGGGTAGAGGCAGAGTTTTTATCCATGTGTAGGCAGCAGGACGTTTAGCTCATCGGCCGGTGGTCCTGAGGTAGGCAGGGCAGCTGTTGCCtacccctgctgctgcagggattGAATGGAACTGGGCTCAGTGGGCTGTCACAACTGGAGGATGACTGGTCAGATTGGCTTCTCTGGAATGTGTGTGATCTTGCCCTGTTGCACATTCacagtcctgctgctgctgacgcgTCTTCTGCTTAGGTGGCTGTTGCACAATGCTTTGTCCCTCTTTTCCCAGCTTCCTGAGCGTTGTGTAATCTTCTTTTATCTCGCGTGTCTCCCAATTGtcaaaaagtctgttttttgggCCGCTGAAGGCAATTGCAATTTTTTggtaatatgaaataaatgtttgctCAATTCAACAGTAAGTAAGATGTGTTCTTTTGGGGCTTTTTAGACTTGTCAAGTAGAgccccgaccgatatggattttttggggccgTTATCGATATCAGGGAGTAGAAGATTACCGATACAGAAACATAGGccgatatatatgtatatatgtgtatctatatatatatatatatatattatcaaacctttatgacaaaaatctaattgaggcttgatttttttagtttaaccataaactttatcattaataactataaaatatatatatttttaaatacaaacacaaccaaataaatagaatttgaaccaagaaaataaaaaattatttgacctaaaatgtaaacataaatgcacatgtaAAGGCTCATATTTATCCGGTAGTGCTCTAAACGCTATCATGTAAATTAACATCTGCAGGCAGTTCTGGACAACACTGCCTATCGTTGAACGGATTGGATTTACTGAATTTTAAACGTAAATATGATGAATTACTTCACTTAAGTTACTTAATGACCTCAATCCAGAAAAATTAATTATTGAATCTATGAATTGTTTCTCATTTGATTTCCGTGTTATATATAATGgcaaagaataaatataaataaaaatggcagTATCCCAGTTTGGTACTTTATTCTGGATGTGGGCTGGCAAGCGTCATCATACCCCTGCTGTGATAATGTTGCTGCTCCATCTGTTCAGTCGCGATCACAAGCTCCTCTTGTCTGGAATATCAGAATTTAATATATAACATGCATGTTTGTTGTGagtatatgtgtatgtttagATAAGTGAAATGTTGTCAAATGATCTGCACATGAAGTGAGTTGTCTCAATCGGATACGATTTGACATAAAGAGAGCGGTTTATCCTCTCAGAACACAGTGTGGGTGAGCTGCTCAATCATGGACCTTATTAAGATTTTATTGATTGGtttgtttctgaaatgtttttactgtcaacaaaatcacaaaatcgTCTTTTCCTCTGCCAGGTTTGGCTCCTCCTCGGTTTCGCATTGGGGATCAGGAGTTCGAGGCGCTGCCGGCCCTGCTGGAGTTCTATAAGATCCACTACCTGGACACCACTACACTCATAGAGCCCATAAGCAAGGCCAAGCATGCGGGCTTCGTCAGCTCATCCGCCGGCGTCCCGCAGCAGTCAGACGAGACCGAGTTTGTCCGTGCGCTGTTTGACTTCCCGGGCAACGACGAGGAGGACCTCCCCTTCCGCAAAGGCGACATCCTGCGCGTGCTGGAGAAGCCCGAGGAGCAGTGGTGGAACGCCACCAACAACGAGAACCGCGTCGGGATGATCCCCGTGCCCTACGTGGAGAAGTACCGGCCCGCTTCGCCCACTGCCGCCGCTCTGGGTCCCCCTGCTGCGGGGACCGGACAGGGGGGGCAAATTGGAGGGGTAGCGGGCAGCTCGGACGGAACGGGAGCCGCGCCGACCAACCCCCTGGGAGACCCGGGCCAGTACGCTCAGCCTGTGGTCAACACGCAGCTTCCCAACTTACAGAACGGGCCCGTGTACGCCCGAGCCATTCAGAAGAGGGTGCCCAACGCCTACGACAAGACGGCGCTCGCTCTCGAGGTAGCAGTTCCACCCACCATTAATTTTCTTCAATGCTGTTAACTTCTTTTGTATCTGTTTTCTCTCAGCTGAGGCAGCCGAGATTGTACCCGGTTGTTAATGGCTTCCTCATGCATGTGAGCGTTCGCACAAAGTATCTTTACAAATGCAAGctgacacacatgaacacactcacaGCGGGATCCTCttcataaagacacaaacagatcCCCTATAATGGCCCCGTCTTTATGTACACACTGGAATCATGTGAATGGTACATTCATCACTGCTGGTGGGACAAGGCACAttggcaaataaataaataaacagtattTGTTCAAATTAGAATAGAACGCAAACAGATGTGCAGATTAATAAAGACAAGTCTGACAAAGGATTGTTTGAGAGTCGAGTTAAAGGAACTCGCACTTGTCTCTCCATTGCACGCACTAGCTCGCTTTCAATAAGATGAGGGTTCAtgatagggctgcaactaacgattattttcatctcaATTAATCAGTCGGTTATTTTTTCTCAATTGATtggttagttgtttggtccaaaaaatgtcataaaatgatgataTTCAGTTTCAGATTGACAGTGATGTGCATTTAATCAGCAATTTATCAGTGGGAAATTTAACCTTTTCCTTTAAAGTGTATTGTCTGCAGCACAGTGGAAAATGCACCGTGCTGTTAGTTTCATCTACTTGTATTAAGTAGACACAGCAAGCAGGATGTGACTGACAAACTGAAAGAAGAGGctaatatatgaaatatgtatgtTAAAGCTTCTGTAGCTTCCTCCAtcttagattttgttttgtagttCAAGCAGTTTCTGCGTTTTTCCCtcaagatgaagaggaagatgtCAGAAAGCTACATGGCTAGTAACTGGCAGTGGTTTAAGAGCTTAAAGACCCAGGACTTGAAACTCcgtatatgaaaaaaaaaatatgggttTATATTGAAATGACACTGTAATACTCAGTAAACCAGTTGTACCGTTTTAATCGGGATATTGTCGAGCGGTTGTCAAAACGAATATGGGTCAGTCAATTCTGGTCAATACTGTTCTCTCTGCAGGCTTGATGGAATTCGAGCGGCACATCGAGCCTTTAGCAACAACTTTGACTCGCACAAACTGATTCTGCCTGTGAAAACAGAGCGAGTAAGTGTGTTCGTGCCATTTACATccctgcattttgttttttgttgtcgtttgaCAGGTTGGCGACACGGTGAAAGTGACCAAGATCAACGTGAACGGCCAGTGGGAAGGCGAGTGTAAGGGCAAACGAGGCCACTTTCCCTTCACCCACGTGCGACttttggagcagcagcatcctgaTGACGAGAGCTGAGGAACAACCCGCGCTCCCGCCGCCCGCCGCTCATACCCCCTTCGCAGAAAGATTTATCACAGTACATGAGCCTACGAGTTACACCAACACGTTTTGGCTCATCTTGCCTAATCTCATGCTGATGGACGTCGGTCATCATCAGAGTTTACACTGAGGTCAGACTGATATCGGTTTGTGTACATTAGCCTCTTTTCCTCCACCAGTTTTCTCTTCCAACTTCACCACAGCCACATGGAAATTCTCCAAAACCTGCAATGAAACATTTCCGTCGATCCTAGGGTGacatttattgattcattatttaaaggagaaatattatGCTCATAATTTAACATTTCCGTCGATCCTAGGGTGACATTTACTGATTCATTatttaaaggagaaatattatgctcatat
The sequence above is a segment of the Scophthalmus maximus strain ysfricsl-2021 chromosome 2, ASM2237912v1, whole genome shotgun sequence genome. Coding sequences within it:
- the LOC118300500 gene encoding adapter molecule crk-like; this translates as MAGNFDAEDRGSWFWGRLSRQEAVSLLQGQRHGVFLVRDSITSPGDYVLSVSENSKVSHYIINSVSNNRQSCSGLAPPRFRIGDQEFEALPALLEFYKIHYLDTTTLIEPISKAKHAGFVSSSAGVPQQSDETEFVRALFDFPGNDEEDLPFRKGDILRVLEKPEEQWWNATNNENRVGMIPVPYVEKYRPASPTAAALGPPAAGTGQGGQIGGVAGSSDGTGAAPTNPLGDPGQYAQPVVNTQLPNLQNGPVYARAIQKRVPNAYDKTALALEVGDTVKVTKINVNGQWEGECKGKRGHFPFTHVRLLEQQHPDDES